Proteins encoded together in one Musa acuminata AAA Group cultivar baxijiao chromosome BXJ3-6, Cavendish_Baxijiao_AAA, whole genome shotgun sequence window:
- the LOC103987023 gene encoding uncharacterized protein LOC103987023 gives MAGGGSRRDDGPLKINSTNVFAALETLKKKKKSNKETKSKAGSSKSQAKEPEPQVFWTPTPLTSTSWADVDDDDDYFATTAPPQSVWGSSEQQQNKESVAVVEEESESEDNGLDSGEDDVEEEPEIEPEIAFASEPIIEKPAPVSVPAKDAERQLSKKELKKKEMEELDAILNELGISGKDGNSAQDEANDKKQQEHSGDGEKKENTGAPSESKSSKKKKAKKDKSSKDTKEQEEQLADLNNNKKPDEVAEPGEEDTPTVDMKERLKKVASSKKKKSNKEMDAAAKAAAVEAAARSARLAAAKKKEKSHYNQQPVR, from the exons ATGGCTGGCGGTGGAAGCAGGAGGGACGATGGGCCCTTGAAGATTAACAGCACCAACGTTTTCGCAGCGCTCGAAAcccttaagaagaagaagaaatcgaaCAAAGAGACTAAGAGCAAGGCGGGATCGTCCAAGAGCCAGGCGAAGGAGCCGGAGCCGCAGGTGTTTTGGACTCCGACACCATTAACGTCAACATCTTGGGCCGATGTTGACGATGACGATGATTACTTTGCGACCACAGCGCCTCCCCAGTCCGTCTGGGGGTCGTCGGAGCAACAGCAGAACAAAGAATCTGTTGCAGTCGTAGAGGAG GAAAGTGAAAGCGAGGATAATGGTCTTGATAGCGGTGAAGATGACGTTGAAGAGGAACCTGAAATTGAACCTGAGATTGCTTTTGCAAGTGAGCCAATAATAGAGAAACCTGCGCCTGTTTCAGTACCTGCGAAAGATGCAGAAAGGCAGCTATCAAAGAAGGAGCTTAAGAAAAAGGAAATGGAAGAACTTGATGCAATTCTAAATGAGCTTGGCATTTCCGGCAAAGACGGCAATTCTGCACAAGATGAGGCAAATG ATAAGAAACAACAGGAGCATAGTGGTGATggagagaaaaaggaaaacacaGGTGCTCCTTCAGAAAGCAAAagttcaaagaaaaagaaggccaaaaaagataaatcttccAAGGACACCAAGGAACAAGAGGAACAGCTTGCAGATCTCAATAATAACAAGAAACCAGATGAAGTCGCTGAACCTGGAGAAGAGGATACACCTACGGTTGATATGAAGGAGAGGCTAAAGAAAGTGGCTTCCTCTAAGAAGAAGAAATCGAACAAAGAGATGGATGCTGCCGCAAAAGCTGCTGCTGTCGAGGCAGCCGCGAGGAGTGCGAGGCTTGCAGCtgcaaagaagaaggagaagagccaCTACAATCAACAGCCAGTGCGGTAA